Genomic window (Candidatus Firestonebacteria bacterium RIFOXYD2_FULL_39_29):
CCCGTATAATTATTAACACGGGTCACAAAAGAATAAAATCCTTGATTTTTCAGTGCAAAAGTTATGGCTTAATTTGCTTGTTGCGGAATCGCTGATGAAATGAAACGTCAATTGAAAAATCCTGTAAAAATATGCTATAATACCTTGTAATTACTTGTATTATGTATGTTTTTGGAGGATTAAATGCTCAGATATATGTGTAAATCCAAAATTCACCGTGCTACTGTTACTGATGCGAATATTAACTACCGCGGAAGCATAACAATAGATGAAAAGCTGATGAAATCAGCGGATATCCTGCCTTTTGAGCGTGTTCAAGTCTTAAATATTTCGAGCGGCGGGCGGCTGGAGACGTATGCAATAAAAGGAAAGAAAGGTGAAATGTGTTTAAACGGCGCAGCGGCAAGACTTGCGCAGATAGGTGATATTATTATCATTATTTCTTACGGTTTGTTCTCAAATGCGGAAGCCAAAAAACTTAAACCAAGAATAATATTTGTTGATAATAAAAATAATCAAGTAAAAGGATAACTTTGTTTAGGATATCTAAGCAAACCTGAATG
Coding sequences:
- a CDS encoding aspartate 1-decarboxylase; the protein is MLRYMCKSKIHRATVTDANINYRGSITIDEKLMKSADILPFERVQVLNISSGGRLETYAIKGKKGEMCLNGAAARLAQIGDIIIIISYGLFSNAEAKKLKPRIIFVDNKNNQVKG